TGCGTATAGAAGACATCGGAGCCGCATATGCCGCAGGCCTTCGGAGCGATGACGATATCGCGAGGTCCTGCGATGGGCGTTTTGATGTCGAGGAACTCCACGGTTCCGGGTCCTGTGACGACGAGTGACTTCACGGTGCTTCCTCTCAGGCCATCAAAGACGACGTCAATCAAGTTACTAAATCGGATTAGTGCCTAGACTAGCAGCATCCGTGACAGTGGGCGGGAGGAGCCCGTCGTGGCAGAGCGTCGCAGCACTATGCGAGATGTGGCCCGCGCGAGCGGCGTCTCACCCGCAACGGTGAGCTTCGTGCTCAACGATGCACCCGACCAGACGATTTCCGCAGAAACTCGCGCACGTGTGCTCGCGGCAGCGGGCGAACTCGGGTACCACGTGCATCCGATCGCGCGAGCTCTGCGTGAGGGAAGTTCGCGTCTCGTCGTGCTCGAGGTCGGCGAGATTCCTCGCGCGCCGATGCTCGAGGCCTTCATTGACGGGCTGGATGAGGAACTTGCAACCGCCGGCTACGGCCTGTTCGTCTCCTTCTCTGGCGCTGCGCGAAGGTCGGGCGCAGCCGCTGTCGAGGCGGTGAATCCGCGAGCGATCATCGATCTTCCCGGCCTGTACGCGGGGTCAGACGACGGCGCCGCTGACGGCGGCTGGATCGACGGGATGGCTTCCCATCTGCAGACGCAGCTCGCCTACCTGGCCGAAACCGGGCACTCGTCCGTCGCGATCGCGACCGCGACAGGCGCGAGCCCCTTCGAGTTGAAGTTGACCGGTTACAGTCAGACGGCGGCCCGTCGGCTCGGAATGCCAGAGCTGGTCACGTTCGGAGTCGGAGACGGCACGTCGCTTCGTAGACACGTACGCGAGCTTCCGCAGTCCGTGACAGCGATCGCCGCGCAGACAGACACTGTCGCATTTGCGATTCTCGCGGAGCTGCTTGACGCGGGCATTGCGGTTCCCGGTCGAATGGCCCTGATCGGGATGGGCGATGTTCCAGAAGCCGCGTTCTGGCGCCCTGCGTTGACGACGGTCCGCGTCGACACGCGAAGCTACGGGCGCCGTCTTGCGCGGCAAATCCTCGGGCTGGCCGTCGGGGATGCGGCGCCCGCGCCCACGCAAATCATTCACCGCGCGACAGCGTGAGGCGATCTTCCGCTCCGTCGCGACAACGAGGTCGTCGTGCCCGCCGCCCGCGAGGCGGGCTGCTACGACTTCTTGACCGCGAGTTGCTCGATGATCGCCTGGGCGACATCGTGCATAGTCAGGCGACGATCCATGGATGCCTTCTGAATCCAGCGGAACGCCTCCGGCTCGGTCAGCCCCATCTTCTCGTTCAGCAGGCCCTTGGCCCGGTCGACGAGCTTGCGCGTCTCGAATCGTTCGACGAGGTCGCCGACCTCCGCTTCAAGCGCGATGATCTGGGCGTAGCGAGCAAGAGCAATTTCGATCGCAGGCAGCAGGTCGTTCGGGGTGAATGGCTTGACAACGTAGGCGAGGGCGCCGGCCTCACTGGCGCGTTCGACGAGTTCCTTTTGACTGAACGCTGTCAGCAGCACAACCGGAGCAATATGCGCCTTCGACAGGCGCTCGGCCGCCGAGATGCCGTCGAGCTGCGGCATCTTGACGTCCATGATGACCAGATCGGGGCGGAGTTCGGTCGCAAGGGCGACAGCCGTCTCGCCGTCACCCGCTTCTCCGACGACTTCGAAGCCGTTGTCACGCAGGATTTCGACGATGTCGAGGCGGATTAGGGATTCGTCTTCCGCGACAACGACGCGACGCGGCGCCACCGGGGCAGTTTCTTGGTCACTCACGGGTGAAAGCCTACGGTATTCTGGGTGTCGTTGTTGTGCGCCGGTGTGGCGGAATGGCAGACGCGGAGCACTCAAAATGCTTTGTTCGAAAGGACGTGTGGGTTCGAGTCCCACCACCGGCACAACGAATTCGCGGAGTATGCGGACCCCGGGATCGCTCTACTCACTGGATGACCGTGCTGGCGTGCGGAGCTCAACGTCCACCTGTCAGGATCTGAGATCGTTGTAGCCTGAAACCATGTTCGGACGCCGCAGCCATCGCGAGACCGGCGACGGCGTACGCCCGCAGCGCGTGCGCCGCACACCTGAGGAACCGGCGGTCGGAATCGGCGCCCGTGTGTTCATCAAAGCGGATGCCGGCGGTCGCGACTCATGGGACGGCGAGCCTTCCGGCGTCATCATCGCTCCCGGTGACAGCGAGTTGATCGCCTACCCGGGTCTCAATCTCGGTGGCGCGGCCCGCTGGCTGGTCGCCTTCGATGAGCTTGCATACATGACGGACGGCCGCGGGCCGTTCGAACAGGCATCCGTGCCGAGTTGGCAATTGGTGCTCGCCTCCATTGCGGATGAGGACATCACGGCCGAACGCGGCGCGGACGATGCCTGACTGCTGAGCGGACCACAGACCGTGGACCCCACGAAGCGGTTGTTGTTCTGGCTGCGGGTTCCGTACGCCGCCGATGTCGCGCTCGCGCTGATCGGGGCCGGGTTTCTGTTTGCGGGTCGCAGCGTCGGCTGGTGGGTGCTGCTGTTCACGTTCGTGCGCGCAGTGATCGGCACGATTGCTCTGTTCTGGCTCGCGCCGAAGCTGATCGCCCGGCACTGGCCGGATGAGGACAGTACCGCCGAGCAGCCGAACCCGCCGGACGACCCGCGGGGGCAGTGATCAGTCGTCGACCACGATGATGTGCTGCAGCCGCCAGCCCTCCGGCACGAGCGCTTTCAGCGCAGCCAACGTTTCGCTGTACGTGGTGCCGCCCGCGTCGAGGTCTCGTGTGTCTCGACTCCGCGCCGACGCCGACAGGGTGACGGGTTCGCCGGGTTTCGCGGAGACGGTCATGACATCCGTGAGTTCGAACTCGATGGGCACTGAGGCGATTGCGACGGGCCGTGCCCCGGACGCCGTCAGACCGGAACCCTCATGCGATAGTGACTCGATGGACCGGATCGTGCCGCGTAATTTCACCTCCCCAGCTTACGAGGCGGCGACCGGCCACCCAGGTCATCGCTCACCGTGCGTCGGAACGCCGTACTCGCAACTCGGCCTGGAGTAGCGTGAACAGCATGTTTTCCAGCTACGTGGCAATCGGTGACAGCTTCACAGAGGGTGTCGGCGATGAGTTGGCAGACGGCCGTCTGCGCGGATGGGCAGACTTCGTGGCCGTGGGGCTTGCCGCCGCGGCGACGGGTCCGGTGACCTATGCGAATCTTGCCATCCGCGGTCGCAAGCTCGGCCCGCTGATCGCGGAGCAGCTGCATCCGGCAATCGCCCTGAAGCCCGAACTGCTGAGCATCAACGGTGGCGGCAACGACATCATGCGCCCTCGCGTGTCGATTGAGAGCATCGCCGCCCAACTGGGCGACGCTGTGAGTGTTGCCGTGGATTCGGGCAGCCACGTTTTGTTGCTCAGCGGCGCGAACCCGTCCCGCAACCTGCCGCTCGGGTCACTGCTGCGCAAACGAGGCGAACAACTCGCGGTCGCGGTGCGCGCCCATTACCCGCGCGATTCTGTGACGTTCGTCGACAACTGGGCGGATGCCGGGCTTGAGGACATTCGTTACTGGTCGGCAGACAAACTGCACCTGAATGCTCTCGGGCATGCGCGCGTCGCAAGCAATGTGCTGACAGCGCTAAGCGTCCCGGTTCCGTTGGAATGGGGTGTGGCCGAGGTGGCCGCGGCCCCCGCCGGTGAGAAGTCGCACAATTCTGCAGCGTACTACCGACAATACGTTCTGCCGTGGATCGGCCGCCGGCTGACGCGCAGGTCGAGCGGCGACGGCAGGAGCGCGAAGATTCCGACGTTGCAGCCGGTCGACCCGAACACTACCGTGTTCTAGCTGACGCTCAAGGCAACCGGCGACGTCACAATTCATCGACCAGAGGTGCGGCTCACATGTCGGGCAGGAATGATGCCCATGCGAGGCGGCGTGCACGCTGAGGATCGTGCTCGACGCGGTCCTCCTTGTCGAGGATGAGGGTGCGGCGGTCATCGACCGTGTACGGCGGCCACGATTTTGCGAGTGTGCCTGTGCAGACGAAATCCAACCAGTACGTTCGCATCCGCTCGCCCGCTCCGACGTATGCGTCGCGACCGCCGAGGGCGCTCATTCTGCGTGCGAGAGTGCCGTCCGTTTCTCCGAACAGGGTGAACAGTTCGATTCCGTGCGTCGCGTCGATTCGGAGCGCATGCAGCAGCCGAGGTGCAACATCGAAACGGTACACGTGCACGGGTGCCACCAGCGCATGGCGGTCGGCAACGACCACGCTGGGATACCAGAATGCGTAATCACCGCTGAAATCTGTTGCGGCGTGGCTGGCCGGAAGTCCCGGATACGCCGCGCGCATGGCCGGGCGCGCCGAGCGGGGTGCACGCTCGAAGATGGTGTGGATGCGGGACGGTGAGCGCGGCAGAATGTCCACCCGTCCTCGGAAGATGGAGCCCTCCCGCTCGTTCGTGCCGATGATCAGCGGCACGCGGTGTGCACGCCCATTGCGGAATGCATCCAACGGGCGCTCGGGAATCATGATCCCGTCGACAACCGGTGCGAGGCAGAACGTGCCGGGGTCGGCATCCGGACTGCGTAGCTGAAGGATCAGCGACGCGTTGTTCAATTGCAGAGCCGTCGCGGCCTGGAGCACGTCGACCGGCCCGGCGGCATCCGGCAGCGGTTGTCCGTCGTGCAGCATGACACTGCGCAGCGCCGGGATGAAGTCTCCTGCCCACTCGTCTGCGCGCTCCTGCGTGTACACAGCATTGGGCGGCGGACTCTGCGCGATTGCACGTGAGAACAGTCCGCGTGCGGATGGCGTCGCCATCAGCGTTGTCACCGCGTTGCCGCCCGCAGACTGCCCGAAGACCGTAACGTTGTGCGGGTCACCGCCGAAGGCTCGGATGTTCGTGCGCACCCAGCGCAGCGCCGCCACTTGGTCTCTGAGTCCGAGATTCCCGTCAATCGGCCGCTTGCGACTGGAATACCGGGTGAAATGCAAATATCCGAAGGCGCCCAAGCGATAGTTGAAACTGACGTACACCACCCGCCCGCTGCGCACGAAACTGTTGCCCTGCCCGGTGAAATCCTGTGAGGAACCAACGCTGTAGCCGCCGCCGTGGATGTACACCATGACCGGCAGGCCGCGGTGCGGAATAAACGCGTCCGCCGCCGTCAGGACGTTGATCGACAGACAATCCTCGCTCGCAGGAATCAGCGGCCCGACGCCGCGGAACTGACCCTTGTACAGTTGCGGGGCCACGTCGCCGAAGGCACTCGCGTCGCGCACGCCCTGCCACGGAATGACCGCTTTCGGCGCGCGGAATCGCAAGCGACCCAGCGGCGGTGCCGCGTATGGGATGCCGCGCCACGCATGAATGCCGCCTTCAGCGACTCCGCGGACGACGCCCCCGGTCACCCTGACATCGAGGACGGCACGAGGCGGCACAGCACCGCGTGCATCCACAACCCCATGGTAGGCCTCTGCCCTGGGTGACCGCCCGTGCGACACTGGAACAGGAGGCCATCATGATCTTCAGCGACCGGGTTGACGCGGGTCTGCAACTTGCCGAGCGCATGCTGCACCTCGCCGGCAGCGACGCGATCGTGCTCGGACTTCCGCGCGGCGGCGTTCCGGTTGGATACGAGGTCGCCACGGCACTCGAGCTGCCGTTGGATGTGATCGTGGTGCGCAAACTCGGCGTGCCGTGGCACGAGGAACTCGCCATGGGCGCGATCGGCGACGGCGTTCGAGTTCTCGATGACGACACCGTGGCATCGCTGCAGGTCAGCACGGACGACGTGGATGCCGTCGAGCAGCGCGAGCAGGTGGAGCTTGCGCGCCGGGCGCGCCGCTTTCGCGGGCAGCGCGGGCCGCTTCAACTGGCCGGCCGCACCGCGATCATCGTCGATGACGGTGTCGCGACCGGCGCGACCGCGCGGGCGGCGTGCCAGGTTGCCCGCTCTGCCGGCGCGTCTCGCATCATTCTGGCCGTTCCGGTGGCGCCACCGGACTGGAACCCGCCACCCGTGCCCGCTGTCGACGAATTCATCTGGGTTGCCCGGCCGTCTCCGTTCTTCGCCATCGGGCAGTGGTACGCCGACTTCACGCAGACAACGGACGCGACGGTGCTCGACCTGCTGGCTCGCTCGGCGGAACGTTTCAGGCCGTAGGCTCGGCTGGTGGCGCACAGACCAGACAGACGTAGATCCCTCATTGGTGCGGGCACCCAGTTGGGCACGGAGGTCAGCATCAATCTCGGGTCAGCGATCGCCGGCCTGCTGATTCCGATCGTCGGCGCCGTGGTCATCGTCACCGTCCGTCAGCTCGTCACCGTCGCCGCGATCACGCCGTTCTATCGGCCGAGACCGCGCCAGCTGACCTGGCGCCGCCTCTGGCCGGCGATCGCACTCGGCGTCGTGCTCGCCGTCATGAATCTCGCTTTTTACGAGTCCGTCGGCAGGCTCGGCCTCGGATTGGCTGCAACGATCGAATTCCTCGGGCCGTTCACGCTGGCGCTGCTCGGTTCGCGACGGCTGATCGACCTGGCCTGCGCGGTAACCGCTGCCGCGGGCATCCTGCTGTTGACGGATGCCGCGGGCCCGCTCGACCCGTTCGGCGTCGCACTGGCGTTGACCGCCGCCGCGGCCTGGGCTGCATACATTCTGCTGACACGGCGGGTTGCCAACGATCTTCCCGGGCTTGAGGGTCTCACGGTGGCGAGCATCGTCGCATCCGTGATTCTCGTCCCGGCCGCCCTGTTCGTCATCGACTATGCCGCGATCGATTGGCGGGTGCTCGGGCTGTTGCTGGCGGCAGGCATACTGTCATCTGCGCTGCCGTACTCGCTCGACACTTTCATCCTGCGCAGAATCTCGGCACGCCTCTACGCGATCATCACCAGTGTCGGGCCGGTCATCGCGGCCGCGTTCGGATGGCTCCTGCTGGCGGAGACATTCACCCTGCAGCAGCAGTTCGGTATCGTCGTCGTGTGCGCGGCTGCTGCTGTCGCCGTCGCCACACAACGTGAGCACTCGCGATCAGAGCTTGAAAAGACGGCGGAAGCGTAACCGGTCACCACCGCAATCGCGTTGGACTACGGAATCGCTGCATACGCGGGAGCCGCGTTATTGTGCACATCACCGAGCACATGAACGCGCACATCGTTCGTAGAACCGGAGATTCCGGGAGGGGAACCGGAGATGACGACGACCTTGTCGCCGACTTCCGCCAGCTTCTCGCCGAGCAGAATGTCGTCGACCTGCCCGAACATTTGATCGGTGTGGGTGACACGATCGACCAGGAAGGTCTGGATGCCCCAGGTCAACGCCAGCCGGCGACGGATGCCCGGCTCCGGGGTGAAGGCCAGCATCGGGATCTTGGAGCGCAACCGCGACATGCGGCGTGCGGAGTCGCCGGACTCGGTGAAGACGCATAAATAGACCGCATCCACGAAGGCCGCGACCTCGGCCGCGACCAGTGTGATCGCGCCGCCCTGCGTGCGCGGCTTCGTGCCGAGTGGCTGGATGCGCTCCAGCCCGTGCTCTTCGGTCGACTCGATGATACGGGCCATGGTCTGCACCGTGATCACCGGATACTCGCCGACGCTGGTCTCACCGCTGAGCATGACGGCATCCGTGCCGTCGAGAACGGCGTTCGCGACGTCCGAGGTCTCCGCCCGGGTCGGAATCGGGCTTGAGATCATCGATTCGAGCATCTGGGTCGCAACGATCACCGGTTTCGCCATTCGCCGGGCCAACTCGATGGCACGCTTCTGCACGATCGGCACAGCCTCGAGCGGAAGCTCGACGCCGAGATCACCGCGGGCAACCATGATGGCGTCGAATGTGTCGACAATCTCCTCGAGGGCGTCGACGGCCTGCGGCTTTTCGATTTTCGCGATCACCGGAACCTTGCGGCCCTCTTCTGCCATGATCTCGTGAACACGATTGATGTCGCTCGCGTTCCGCACGAACGATAACGCGATCAAGTCGGCGCCGAGCCGCAGCCCCCAGCGCAGGTCGGCTTCGTCTTTGTCGCTCAGAGCGGGCACGTTGACGGCGACACCGGGCAGGTTGATTCCCTTGTTGTTGGAGACAGCGCCGGCGACAACAACTTCTGTCGTGACGACGGTGCCGTCGGTTTCAAGAACCTTGACCTTGACTTTGCCGTCGTCGATCAGCAGAAAATCGCCCGGATTGACATCCTGCGGCAACCCTTTGAATGTCGTGCCCGACAGCTCCTTGGTGCCGATGACGTCTTCCGTCGTGATTTTGAAGATGTCACCGACGGCCAGGTCGTACGGGCCGGCCTCGAACTTGCCGAGCCGGATCTTCGGCCCTTGCAGGTCGACCATGACCGCGACAGCGCGGCCGCAATCATCCGCAGCCTTTCGCACGTTCGCGTACACCGACTCGTGCACGTCGTAACTGCCGTGGCTCAAGTTCATCCGCGCCACGTCGATGCCCGCATCGATGATGGCGCGGATGTTCTCGTAGCTGGATGTCGCTGGCCCCAGGGTCGCGACGATCTTTGCTCGTCTCATTCTGTGTGTACTCCGTGATTCTGCGCGATGACGCGCGCGATTCGTACAGCCGACCATCGGGTCGGTCGACCGTCAGGCTTCTCTAAATTGTGATGCCGCGATCTGTGGGCTTGATCGGTGACGGCAGGGAAGTCTCCCCCTCAAGATACCGGTCTACGGACGCGGCTGCTGCTCGCCCCTCTGCGATCGCCCAGACGATCAGCGACTGGCCTCGCCCGGCGTCCCCGGCGACGAACACGCCCGGCTGGTCTGTCTGGAACTCGCTGTCGCGCTGCACGTTGCCGCGCTGATCGAACGGCAGTGACAACTGATCGACGAGAGCTGCGGCCTCCGGCCCGCTGAAACCCAGTGCCAGCAGCACGAGATCTGCTGGAATTTCGTGCTCGGTGCCCGCCTTCGGCACACGGCGGCCGTCGAGATACTCGGTCTCGGCAACGCGGATGGCACGCACCTCGCCGAACTCGTTCCGGAGGAACTCCACAGTCGAGGCCAGATAGTCACGACGCCCGCCCTCCTCGTGTGCGCTGGAGACCTCGAACAGGTTCGGCGTCATCGGCCATGGTTGGTGCGCCGGGCGTTCACGTGGTGGTTGCTTGCCGATGGCAAGATTGGTCACAGACAGCGCTCCTTGACGGTGCGCCGTGCCGATGCAGTCCGAGCCGGTGTCTCCTCCGCCGAGCACGACGACGTGCTTGCCCTGTGCGGTGATCTGATTCTCGATGCTGTCACCGGCCACGACGCGGTTCTGCTCAACCAGGTACTCCATGGCGAAGTGAATCCCGGACAGGTCGCGGCCGGGGATTGGCAGATCGCGTGGCACCATCGCACCGGTTGCGACCACGACGGCGTCGTACCGGCTGCGCAGGTCGTCCCAGCTGATGTCGACGCCGATATTGACCCCTGCGCGGAACCGTGTGCCCTCAGCCATCATCTGATTGAGGCGGGCCTCGAGTGGCTTCTTCTCCATTTTGAAGTCGGGGATGCCGTAACGCACGAGACCGCCGATGCGGTCGTCGCGCTCATAGACGGCGACCGTGTGGCCGGCACGGGTCAGTTGCTGTGCGGCCGCAAGCCCGGCCGGCCCGGACCCGACGACGGCGACGGTCTTGCCGGTCAGGCGCTGTGGCGGGTGCGGTTGCACCCAGCCGTTCGCCCAGGCTTGATCGATGATCGACACCTCGACCTGCTTTATTGTCACTGCCGGCTGGTTGATGCCGAGAACGCACGAGTCTTCGCAGGGGGCGGGACACAACCGTCCTGTCATCTCCGGAAAGTTGTTCGTGGCGTGGAGACGTTCGGCCGCGAGTCGGCCTTCCCCGCGCCACATCAGGTCATTCCATTCCGGGATGAGGTTTCCGAGCGGGCAGCCCTGGTGGCAGAACGGGGTGCCGCAGTCCATGCAACGACCGGCCTGCCTGCGCAGTTCGACGGGATCTCCCGGCTCGTAGACCTCTTTCCAGTCCATCAGGCGCACGGAGACCGGCCGCCGGTTTGGCAGTTCGCGTTCCGTTACCTTCAGGAATCCTTTGGGATCAGCCACCGGTCACCTCCAAGATCCGCGTCCACACAACATCGCCGTCTGGGTCCAAGCCCTCCGCCGCCGCGTTCTGCCGTGTTTGAAGCACCGCTGCGTAGTCGCGTGGGCGCACCTTGACGAACGCGGCGATCGCCGTATCGAAATCGGCCAGCATCGTGGCAGCGACACCGGAATCGGTTTCCGCCCTGTGGCGTTCGAGCAGGTCGCGCACGATCTCGACGTCGGCACTGCCGAGGCTCGACAGCTCCAATTCACCGGAGGCGATGGCATCCGGGTTCACTCGTTCCGTGCGCAATCGATAGACGTACGCCGTGCCGCCTGACATGCCCGCGCCGAGATTGCGGCCCGTGCTGCCGATGATGACGGCCAGTCCGCCGGTCATGTACTCGAGCGCATGGTCGCCCACGCCTTCGACGACGGCCGTCGCGCCGGAGTTGCGTACCAGGAACCGCTCCCCCACGATTCCGCGGATGAACAGACTCCCCCGCGTTGCGCCGTATCCGATCACATTGCCTGCGATCACGTTGCGCTCGGCAGCGAATACACTCGTGCGATTCGGCCGAAGAACGATCGAGCCGCCGGAGAGCCCCTTGCCCACATAATCGTTACAGTCGCCTTCCAGCCGCAGCGTGATTCCGCTCGGCAGGAATGCGCCGAGCGACTGCCCGGCTGAGCCGATCAGGGTGACTTCGATCGAGTCGGCCGGCAGACCGTTTTCACCGTGGCGCACCGTGACCTCGTGGCCGAGCATGGTGCCGACAGCCCGATCCGTATTGCGAATCGGCAGCGTCAATTGCAGGTGCCCGCCGTGTTCCAGAACGTCGGCGCTGCGCCGAATCAGTTCGTTGTCGAAGTGCTTCTCCAGCTCGTGATTCTGCTTTCGAGCGTTCTTGCGCGGCGCATCCGCTGGAAATTGCGGACCGTTCAAGATCGGCGACAGGTCAAGACCGGATGCCTTCCAATGCTCGATCGCACCGTTCACGTCGAGCAGCTCGGTGCGCCCGATGATCTCGTCAAGCGACCGGAAGCCGAGGTCGGCGAGGTATTCGCGGACCTCTTGAGCGATGAATTCCATGAAGTTCACCACGAATTCGGGCTTGCCCGTGAACCGGCTTCGCAGTACTGGATTCTGCGTTGCGACGCCGACCGGGCAGGTGTCCAGATGGCACACCCGCATCATCACGCAGCCCGACACTACGAGAGGCGCCGTCGCGAAACCGAACTCCTCCGCGCCGAGCAGCGCACCGATGATGACGTCGCGGCCGGTCTTCAACTGCCCGTCGACCTGTACCACAACGCGGTCGCGCATACCATTGAGCATCAAGGTCTGTTGGGTCTCTGCAAGTCCGAGTTCCCAGGGGGTGCCCGCGTGCTTGAGAGAGTTCAGCGGGCTCGCCCCGGTGCCCCCATCGTGCCCTGAGACCAGCACGACGTCGGCAAGCGCCTTTGTCACGCCGGCCGCGACGGCGCCGATGCCGGATTCGCTGACGAGTTTCACGTGCACCCGTGCCGCCGGGTTTGCTCGCTTGAGATCGTAAATCAACTGCTTGAGGTCTTCGATCGAGTAGATGTCGTGGTGCGGTGGCGGCGAGATCAGGCCGACCCCGGCGGTGGCGTGCCGCGTGCGTGCGATCCATGGGTACACTTTGGCCGGCGGCAGCTGGCCGCCCTCGCCGGGCTTCGCCCCTTGGGCGAGTTTGATCTGGAGATCGTCGGCGTTGGTGAGGTACATGCTCGTCACGCCGAACCGACCGGAAGCGACTTGCTTGATCGCGCTGCGGCGTTCGGGGTCGAGAAGGCGATCGGTGTCTTCTCCGCCCTCTCCCGTGTTCGACTTTCCGCCCAGCCGGTTCATCGCAATGGCCAGGTTCTCGTGCGCCTCTTTCGAGATCGAGCCGTAACTCATCGCACCGGTCGAGAACCGTTTGACGATGGATGCCACCGATTCGACCTCGTCGATCGGCACTCTCTGGCGCGTGCCGGATTGCAACCGGAACATTCCGCGCAGCGTCATGAGGGTTTCGGATTGGTCGTCGACGAGTTTGGTGTAGTCGCGGAAGATGTCGAACCGGCGGGTGCGCGTCGAGTGTTGCAGCTTGAAAACCGTGTCGGGGTTGAACAGGTGTGGCGCGCCGTCGCGGCGCCACTGGTATTCGCCGCCGGTGTTCAGCCGCTGGTGCGCTGTGACGGCACCTTCCTCCGGATAGGCGCTCAGGTGTCGTGCGAGGTTCTCCGCCGCGATCACCTCGATGCCTACTCCGCCGAGCTTGCTCGTTGTTCCGGTGAAGTAGCGGTCGACGAATTCCTGGCTGAGGCCGATCGCTTCAAATGCCTGCGCAGCCGCGTACGACGAGACGGTGGAGATGCCCATCTTCGACATGATCTTGAGAACGCCCTTGCCGAGCCCCTTGATCACGTTTTTCACAGCGCTGTCGGCGGTGACCCCGGTGATCAGCCCTTGGCGCACCAGATCTTCACAGGTTTCCATCGCAAGGTACGGGTTGATGGCGGATGCTCCGTAGCCGATCAGGAGCGCGACGTGGTGGACCTCACGCACGTCTCCGGCCTCGACGATGATGCCGACCTTCATGCGATTCTGCGTGCGGATCAGGTGGTGGTGCACACCGGAGAGCATGAGCAATGACGGGATCGGTGCGAGGTCCTTGTTGGAGTCGCGATCGCTCAGCACGATGAACTTCGTGCCGGCTTCTATCGCTGCGTCCACTTCGTCGCACATCTGCGCGATGCGCTTCTCCATCGCGTCTGGGCCGGCATCGAACCGGTACAGACCCTTGATGGTGATCGTGGTGTGGCTGTCGTGGCGCACATCGATGTGCTGGATTTTCGCCAACTCATCGTTGTTGATGACCGGGAAGTCCAGGACAACTTGG
The Rathayibacter sp. SW19 DNA segment above includes these coding regions:
- a CDS encoding EamA family transporter, with the protein product MAHRPDRRRSLIGAGTQLGTEVSINLGSAIAGLLIPIVGAVVIVTVRQLVTVAAITPFYRPRPRQLTWRRLWPAIALGVVLAVMNLAFYESVGRLGLGLAATIEFLGPFTLALLGSRRLIDLACAVTAAAGILLLTDAAGPLDPFGVALALTAAAAWAAYILLTRRVANDLPGLEGLTVASIVASVILVPAALFVIDYAAIDWRVLGLLLAAGILSSALPYSLDTFILRRISARLYAIITSVGPVIAAAFGWLLLAETFTLQQQFGIVVVCAAAAVAVATQREHSRSELEKTAEA
- a CDS encoding LacI family DNA-binding transcriptional regulator; this encodes MAERRSTMRDVARASGVSPATVSFVLNDAPDQTISAETRARVLAAAGELGYHVHPIARALREGSSRLVVLEVGEIPRAPMLEAFIDGLDEELATAGYGLFVSFSGAARRSGAAAVEAVNPRAIIDLPGLYAGSDDGAADGGWIDGMASHLQTQLAYLAETGHSSVAIATATGASPFELKLTGYSQTAARRLGMPELVTFGVGDGTSLRRHVRELPQSVTAIAAQTDTVAFAILAELLDAGIAVPGRMALIGMGDVPEAAFWRPALTTVRVDTRSYGRRLARQILGLAVGDAAPAPTQIIHRATA
- a CDS encoding ANTAR domain-containing response regulator yields the protein MSDQETAPVAPRRVVVAEDESLIRLDIVEILRDNGFEVVGEAGDGETAVALATELRPDLVIMDVKMPQLDGISAAERLSKAHIAPVVLLTAFSQKELVERASEAGALAYVVKPFTPNDLLPAIEIALARYAQIIALEAEVGDLVERFETRKLVDRAKGLLNEKMGLTEPEAFRWIQKASMDRRLTMHDVAQAIIEQLAVKKS
- a CDS encoding phosphoribosyltransferase, which translates into the protein MIFSDRVDAGLQLAERMLHLAGSDAIVLGLPRGGVPVGYEVATALELPLDVIVVRKLGVPWHEELAMGAIGDGVRVLDDDTVASLQVSTDDVDAVEQREQVELARRARRFRGQRGPLQLAGRTAIIVDDGVATGATARAACQVARSAGASRIILAVPVAPPDWNPPPVPAVDEFIWVARPSPFFAIGQWYADFTQTTDATVLDLLARSAERFRP
- the pyk gene encoding pyruvate kinase, producing the protein MRRAKIVATLGPATSSYENIRAIIDAGIDVARMNLSHGSYDVHESVYANVRKAADDCGRAVAVMVDLQGPKIRLGKFEAGPYDLAVGDIFKITTEDVIGTKELSGTTFKGLPQDVNPGDFLLIDDGKVKVKVLETDGTVVTTEVVVAGAVSNNKGINLPGVAVNVPALSDKDEADLRWGLRLGADLIALSFVRNASDINRVHEIMAEEGRKVPVIAKIEKPQAVDALEEIVDTFDAIMVARGDLGVELPLEAVPIVQKRAIELARRMAKPVIVATQMLESMISSPIPTRAETSDVANAVLDGTDAVMLSGETSVGEYPVITVQTMARIIESTEEHGLERIQPLGTKPRTQGGAITLVAAEVAAFVDAVYLCVFTESGDSARRMSRLRSKIPMLAFTPEPGIRRRLALTWGIQTFLVDRVTHTDQMFGQVDDILLGEKLAEVGDKVVVISGSPPGISGSTNDVRVHVLGDVHNNAAPAYAAIP
- a CDS encoding carboxylesterase/lipase family protein, which produces MDARGAVPPRAVLDVRVTGGVVRGVAEGGIHAWRGIPYAAPPLGRLRFRAPKAVIPWQGVRDASAFGDVAPQLYKGQFRGVGPLIPASEDCLSINVLTAADAFIPHRGLPVMVYIHGGGYSVGSSQDFTGQGNSFVRSGRVVYVSFNYRLGAFGYLHFTRYSSRKRPIDGNLGLRDQVAALRWVRTNIRAFGGDPHNVTVFGQSAGGNAVTTLMATPSARGLFSRAIAQSPPPNAVYTQERADEWAGDFIPALRSVMLHDGQPLPDAAGPVDVLQAATALQLNNASLILQLRSPDADPGTFCLAPVVDGIMIPERPLDAFRNGRAHRVPLIIGTNEREGSIFRGRVDILPRSPSRIHTIFERAPRSARPAMRAAYPGLPASHAATDFSGDYAFWYPSVVVADRHALVAPVHVYRFDVAPRLLHALRIDATHGIELFTLFGETDGTLARRMSALGGRDAYVGAGERMRTYWLDFVCTGTLAKSWPPYTVDDRRTLILDKEDRVEHDPQRARRLAWASFLPDM
- a CDS encoding SGNH/GDSL hydrolase family protein; the encoded protein is MFSSYVAIGDSFTEGVGDELADGRLRGWADFVAVGLAAAATGPVTYANLAIRGRKLGPLIAEQLHPAIALKPELLSINGGGNDIMRPRVSIESIAAQLGDAVSVAVDSGSHVLLLSGANPSRNLPLGSLLRKRGEQLAVAVRAHYPRDSVTFVDNWADAGLEDIRYWSADKLHLNALGHARVASNVLTALSVPVPLEWGVAEVAAAPAGEKSHNSAAYYRQYVLPWIGRRLTRRSSGDGRSAKIPTLQPVDPNTTVF